TGTTAGTAATGAGGGACACAAGGCGGGTTTATTCTTCATTATGGTGAAGATAGGGCTTCATGTGTAATGCCCTAAAGGAGGATGTCACAATTTCACATCTCTTAATTGCAGATGACACTTTCTATTTTTCTATTAACAAGTTACCTGAATGAGGTGCTTTATAGGTCACGGTACAAGTACGGGGGCAAGGTATGCCACTTATTTTGGTACATTATAATTTCACATCTCTTATTTACAGATCACTCTTATCATTTTCTATTAACAAGTTACCTGAATGAGGTGCTTTGCGGGTCATGGTACAAGTACAGGGATGAGGTATGCCACTTAGTTTGGTACGTCGTATAAGCAAGTACTCTCAGTTGGTACCTATTTTGGATCATCTCATCCTTTAAGACACTTATTGGGTCACTTAATAGAATGCTATTTCAGAACAAGTTGTGCAGCATAAAAATTGCATTAAACTAACAATAGACAAATAAGAAATTTTTCAGaatttatttttgtgatttttctattGTACAAACAACAAAGCCTAAACCATTACCATCGTTATTCAATTACATTATTAGAATTACTTTTTTCCCATCAAATTAATGTGTAATCCTTTGACTTGTAACATCATATGGCCCTGCGTGTTAAAAAAGGCAGCAAGGAATTCACTAAGGACTGTCCCTTTGGACTCCTATTATGTAAGGATAATGTACTGAAAATTCATCCTATGGAATGAGATAtttatattaatgaatatattaTGCTGatgcttcaaaaaaaaaaaaaaaacaaatgactACAAAGTCAATAagtggagtttttttttttttattcaaataaatcaatcaatataTTACACATCTTTTAAAATTAACTCGAGCAAAGATAATAACTAAACCAAGAGGATATCTGACTCACTTTCTGGGAAATTTATTTCAACTTCCCTCATTTTGTTCCCAGATAACAATACCATcagttatttttataaaataataaataaaataagaaaaatgggGAATTCTTGTTTCTCGTCATCTgttccccaccccccccccccccctctctctttctctctccactCCATGAAGATGACTCCAAGGACTTCAGGATAGTATGTTCTATGTTGAATCCCACTCCCAGAGAAGCTGATGTTTTTCAGGCTTAGGGCACAAATTGCTTCAGATCTTCTTCTTCTAGGACTCCTAAATCTCACATCCCCCACCCAACCTCCTTTTGGTTAAATTTGGATTGCCTCTTTTTGGGACCAGAATCGTGATCAGGATCGGGATCAAGACCCCAAGCAATCCAGAGAAATTATAAAGTTAGGGCATCTAATTACGTCATATTTTATACAACCAATCAAATCTTTGGATTTTGGGTAATTTTCAACAGATAATTATCTATTTCAATCAAACTTTGTTCCAGGTGTTGCAGCAATTCTGGTAACTATGTTATCAACAAGGTTCAGTAGAGAATCCTTAGTTATGTGCTTCTTCACTGCGAAGCAGATTTAAGGTTAAGGTTAACTGTCACAATCAATGAGAAGGATCTGGAGGAGCTGCCCGTGTTTTTGGATTACAAAATTGGCTCTCTGCCAACTTATAAATTTGGGCTCCCTCTGGACTCAACCTTAGAATCCAAGATGATCTTGAATGCAGTGTTAGAAATAGAAAGGCTTCAAAAGAATTTAGAGGAGGTGGAACAAATAGTACTTGTCTGCAGGGGTAGATACACTTACAAAGAGCACCCTTCCAAGTCGTCCAACTCCTCTATGGCTTTATGTCAATTTTTCCTATTCTAGAATTAGTGGAGAAAAAGATGGGCAAAGTTTCAGGAAGACTCTTTGGGGTGCTTCAGAAGGGAAGAAAGCTTCTCATCCATTAACCATCCTTGCCTTCACTGTAGCTGGAGCAGTTTCTTGGAGAAGCCCATCTCAGTCATCTCTCTATCAAATTCCAGATTTGCGGGCAGAAACTCTCCAACACTTCAAACAGCATTTGGCAGTTGGCACCACAAATGACCTGGCTTACCCAATAAACTGGTCAGCACCATCTTGATTCTTGACAGCAGATTTTAAGACCCTGCTGTGGTGCCGTGAGGACCTACCACATACCAATATATAAAGAAACTGGATGTCCTTCATATTTACAACAGTACTTCTCCACCTTCCTAACCAGCTAGCCACTTTCACAAAAGAGCATTCAACCATGAATAAGGTACCTGTAGAGGATCTTGACAACCACTCAAGGATGGATTCCCAGCTCCGATCCACCCATTGCAAAATGTGCCTTAACTAGACACTGGAAAGTCAGTGTTGAAAACAACTTTAAGAACAGCAGTCTTTCCTTGCAAGAATCATATGACATGTCAAATTCACTGCATCTCCACCTTGGTTTCAAATTGCAACTTGCAAGTAGCAGGTAGGTAGTGAAACAGTAACGGATGTGCTGAAAAGCATGAGTAGCAGATGTTAGAGAATGGGAAACAGGTGTAACAGATGTGATTTTTTTTAAGCACGCATAACCTTgtctatatttgtatatttgcATGGTTTAAGCGCTGAGCCCTCCCTAACAAGATTTTAATGTATCTTTGATCCTTTAGCTCAACTTAATAACATTTTTAAGCAAGAACAATATGttttaagtattttttatttACATTGTTTTTCAAAATCCTACagataaaaatttatattttttcacTTTCTATTATTCATATGAgtgataaataaattaataaatcaaaataaattaTCTTGAAATATAGTACACAATATTAATCTATTAGGCACatcaaacataaaataaattaaacaagttccattaatttattaatttaagtAAAAAATAAGCAATAGATTTAGACCAACAAGTCATATTGTATAATATAAACTTTAAAAATTACAAGattataatcataaaatttatCATAACAAATAAATTTGTATTAACAACTTGAACAAGACAAATACTTGCAAAGGAAAGAATATTGAAGTCGAACAATATAGAAAAGAAATaccaatactaatattaaaaaaataaataaaattttcttaacaAACGATGTTCGTAACTTCATATCAACTTGTTATTAATGCATCTATTGcgaaaatttacaaaaaaaaaataacaatatactGTTATCATCCTCATTATGAAATTCTCCTCCCCCTCCTCTTCACACAAATGATTGGGATTgatttacaaaaggaaaaaataaaaaaaaaaacaaaaagcaagTATAACAATAACACTTATATAGTTAAGAAAAAAAGCcatgttagagagagaagctctctcctctctctagaGAGGCGCATGGCTTTGGGGTGATTCTGTGATATCCTTGCTGAAATCGTGTTGGTACTGATCCCCGAGGTTGATTTCCTGCTGGGTTATCAACTAGAGAGGTGGCCATCTAGAAGAGCTATGAAGAAATCAAGTGCTGGAAGACGACTGGGGTTTTCCCGCCCAagtcaaatttgaatttctttcCTGTCTGTACGAACCAGATGGGTCGGAAGGAAACCCTTAGGGCTCAACGAAGAGAGAGTAAAGATGATGGATCCAAGAAGGAAGTTGAGGAGGCCTTGaaattcattgtaataaaatgtGGAAATAAGGATCTatggatgaaaaagaaaaaacatgagATAATGGCTAAGTTCTCTCGGCTTGCTGGGGAGCAACTGAAGGAAGCCCAGGAACCTGAGGATAAGACTCAGGAATCATCTAATCCTCTACTGCAAATTCAGAGACCAAGTGAGGAATCCTGTTCCTCATCGAGTAATGCAAGTGAAGGATGTCTGAAGGAGGTTGCTATCAATTATCAGTTTGGGGTCTCGGATCCTTAGGGGGCCTTAGCCCCAGCCCTTGAGAAGGAGAATGGCCTAATTCCTAAGAAGGGGATTAGGGCTCCTAGCCTACCACGCATTGCTAAGGATAACAGTGTCCATCCCCATGTAACTTGTGATGCGAACCCCCTAGTCTCTGAAAAGCAAGACtcgaaagaaagagaaaaagtgTGCCACTATGCAGTGAGTTGGGTCATGATCTGGATGCTGATGAGGATGGCCCCTCAAAGAATACACAAGATCCGAAGGGTCCTGACGGTGAGAGAACAACCCTTAGACATAATAAAAAGATTGCTTAGGCTGAGCTTTTTGCCAACAACCGAAATCCCTCAAACTGTGATCCCCTCCCAGCTTTTGAGCATATTGGTGATTCTATTCATATCCCTCATTCTGCGATTAATTCAGAGGGGATAACAAACAAACATCTTGTAGGGTATTTTACAGGGAAATTCCTTGGTAAGATGGCTCTCAATTCCTTACTAAGGTCCTGGAAGGTCAATGTAGTTTTTACTCAACATGATAAGGGCTGGATTGTTCTTAAGTTCCAAAGGGAGGAAGATCTTAATGAGGTCTTACAGAATGGTCCTTACTCTATATATGGAAGAACTCTAATCCTCAAGAAAATGccaaaattctttcaatttggcTTGGAGCATAGAACGGTTGTTCCTGTCTGGGTTCAACTAAAGGATCTCCCTTTTGAACTGTGGTCTCCTGAAGCTATTGGCAGGATCTGTTCTGCAATTGGTAGACCTCTATGTATGGATAAACTAACCACTACCAAGGGTAGAATTTCCTATGCTCGAGCCATGGTAGAGAAAGACATAGCAAAAGAAGTTAAGCACAGAGTTAAGATTCTTCTTCCTGATGAAGTTGAGATCTCCCAAGAAATAGTGTATGAAAGTCTTCCGTGGTTTTGTCAAAAGTGCAAGTCCATTGGCCACACTGAGGCTTTTTGTGGTCCCAGAGGTGGAGTCAAAAAACCTATGGTTGCTCAATACAGACCCAAGATGAATGCCAAGCTACCAAACACTATGGACGTGGCTGATGCCGCTGGAAGTGCAAGGTCAGACAATGAAAAGGTTGCTTCTCCTTGTCCTATGAGGATGGTGGAAGAAGGCAAAAATGCAGATGATGGAAAGACGATTCTAGTCCCTGAAGTCCCCTCTGAAGAGTTTGAAAATAATAGTAAGGCTTCCTCAAAGTTTGCTGTTGTAGATGTAGCAGAGGAGAATAATAATATCTGCCTTGGTCCTCCAGTTCCTGACAATGACAAATCCATAGAGGAGGTTAGAATGGAAGAGAAGAATGATAATGTGAATGTTTTAAATCCCCCTGGGCAACAGCAGAACCAAAATGCCAATGGAAAAGGAAAAGGTAAGGTTGATGATTTCCAACCtgtcaaaagaaagaagaaagggaaaggtCCACATTATAATCCACTTGCTTTTGGTAAGGGGTTGAGTGCCCCTTCTAAAGCCCGATGAATATTGCAAGTTGGAATATCAGGGGTCTAAACAAACCCCTGAAGCAAAATGGGGTTTCTAGGCTCATGAGAAGGAATAAGCTAGATGTCATAGGCATTCTAGAAACTAAGATGTCTACTGAAAACTTAAATGAAATGATGAGAAAAAGATTCAGGAGCTGGAAGCAAATCAACAACTTCGATCTCCATAAGGCAGGGAGAATTCTTGTGATGTGGAACCCTCAGAAAGTTATTCTTCAGATGATTGACATGAACCTCCAAGTTATCCACTGTTGCATTGAATGTTTAGTAACTTCTAACAAATTCAATGTTAGCTTTGTGTATAGCTTCAATACAATCATGGCCATACGAGCTCTGTGGCATAGCATATATCAGCTTAGTAAGCTCCCCTCCCCTTGGCTTCTTCTGGGGGATTTCAACTGTGTTCTTTCAGCTGCTAAGAAAGAGAATGGTCGTCCTGTCTCTGATTATGACACTAGAGATATGGGTGATAGCTTCTTCAACTCTGGTCTCTCTGATCTGAGATCATCAGGGTGTTTCCTTACTTGGACAAATGGTATGGTTTGGAGCAAATTGGACAGGGTGATTGCTAATCAAAGATGGATTCCGGAGGGTATGAGGGCTAAAGCTGAATTCCTTTTCCCTGGGATTCTCTCTGATCACTCGATGTGCTTCATTTCCCTGTTTGAAGAGGGGTGTCTGGGAAGGCgatcttttaaatttttcaacATGTGGACTCTAAACCATAATTTTCTGGACATTATTAAACAAGGTTGGGATGCGCAGGTCCAGGGCTTTGAGCAATTCAAATTGGTGAGGAGACTTCAGGGCCTGAAAAAACCTCTAAAGGCTCTTAATGCATCCCATTTCTCCCACATTTCGGCTAGAGCAGAGAAGGCTGGCAATGATGTGATCGAGCTACAACAAAATCTGCACGACAATCCCTCGGATGGTTACCTGCAGCTACTTCTGAATGAAAAAAAATCTGAAGCTATTAGACTTGCAGAAGCCAACAGATTGTTCATCACTTGGATTGCCAAATGTAGATACCTAAAGGAAAGTGACAAAGGCACTGCTTTCTTCCATAGCCTAATGAGAAGTCGAAGGAATAGGAATTACATCTCAGCGGTTACCAAATTAAATGGGGACCAGACCAGTTCCCAAGCTCAGGTAGctgaggagttcttgaatttttACAGCCAGCTGCTGGGAAAGGAAAGGGACTGTGAAAGGATAGATGGGAACACAGATACAAGGGGTCCTCTGATTAAAGACTCTCAACATGCTAATATGATGGCTCCAATATCGAAGGAGGAGATTAAGATGTCCCTTTTCAATATCAGGGATAGCAAATCCCCTGGTCCTGATGGCTTCACAGCATGCTTCTTCAAAAAAGCCTGGAACATAGTGGGGATTGATTTCACAAGTGCAGTAAAGGAATTTTTTACCACTGGAAAGCTATTGAAACAGGTGAATCACACTGTGATTGCTTTGATCCCTAAATCCAACCATGCTAATTATGTGGGTGACTATAGACCAATTGCTTGTTGCAACGTCTTTTACAAGGTAATAGCTAAAATCATTGCTTCAAGAATCAAGCCTGCATTGGAAGGAATTATAAACCCAGCACAATTTGCATTTATTGAGAAAAGAAGCATGGTTGaaaacatatatattgttcaGGAACTTGCAAGGAAATATGCAAGGAAAAGGATCTCTCCAAGGTGTATGCTGAAGATTGATCTTAAAAAGGCATACGACTCTATCTCATGGAGATTCCTTAAAGAAATGCTGGTCCATCTAAACTTCCCTCCTACCATGGTAAATTGGATTATGGAATGTGTCTCCACCACCTCATACTCTATTTCCATTAATGGGAGTATATTCGGTTTCTTCAAGGGGGGTAAGAGCCTTCGCCAAGGTGATCCTCTGTCCCCATTGCTATTTGTGATTTGTTTTGAATATTTCTCAAGGATGTTGAAATCCCTAGGGGTTAACCTTGATTTTAAATTCCATCCTAGATGTAAGAGTCTCAAGATCACTCACTTGGCCTTCGCTGATGACCTGATTCTCTTCTCTAAAGGGGATGTTGCTTCGGTTAATGCCCTTATGGACTGTCTGGAGGGTTTCTCAAAGTGCTCTGGATTGATAGCTAACTGTATGAAATCTCACCTATTTGATGCAGGTATAAAAGAATATGACCTTGAGGGCTTCAAACAGGCTACAGGTTTCAACGTTGGATCTTTCTTTTTCGATACCTTGGGATCCCTTTGGCTACATCCAGACTGAACTCTAGTCATTACTCTCCTCTGATAAATAGGATTGCTGATTTGTTCAAGGGCTGGCCTGGCTTCACTTTATCCTATGCAGGGAAACTTGAGTTAATTAAATCTGtcattcagggtgttgaatgctTTTGGTTATCTATTTTCCCAATCCCTAATAAAGTTTTGGAGCATGTTGTCAATTATGCAGGGCCTTTCTTTGGGGTGGGAGGAAGAAGCCTTTGGTTGGTTGGAAGGATGTGTGTCTACCAAAATCAGAAGGTGGTCTGGGGGTGATGGATCTAAAAGCCTGGAATCTTTCCTTGCTCACAAAAACCCTTTGGAATATCCACTCTAAAAAAGACTCTCTCTGGTCCAAATGGGTTAATCAAATCTACTTGAAAGGTTCAAGTCTTTGGGAGGCCAGGATAAAACATGATGACTCCCCACCATACAAAAAGCTCATTGGAATTAAGAACCAGATTATGTCAAGATGTGCCAACCACTTGGATGCAGTGCTTCAGCTTTTTGAGGAATGGGACCTCGACCATACTAGCTCTTCCATTTGCTATAACTTCTGGAGAACTAACGGAACTATGATTCATTGGTCCAAGGTGGTTTGGAAGAGTGGAAGTACCCCTAAACATGCTTTCACTCTTTGGCTAGGAATTATAAGGaaactacctacttgtgataggtttattggttttgaaggAGACCTGTATTGTTCCTTTTGCTGCCAGGAACATGAATCCAttgatcatatattttttaattgcagTTTCTCCTATCAGGTTTGGAACACTATTAGAAGTTGGCTGGGGCTCAACAAGGGTATTTCAACACTCAGAGCTGCAATGAAATGGCTACGAAAGGAGGTCAGGGGCACTGGGATTCATTCAGTAGGCAAGAGAGTTGGTCTGGCCTCTActgtttatctcatatggaatgCCAGAAATAGGAAATGGTTTGAAGGAAAATCCATATCCCCAAAGGAGCTGATTGTGATCATtcagaaacatatatacacagtgGTATAAGAAAGATTTGGGCTACACACAGATGGAGGAGTTTAATCTCATTTTGGATCTTGTTGTATGAGTTTTGGATTGTAGTAATTGGCCAAAAGGCCCCTAGATTGCTCAGGTTCTCTTGTGCTCCTGAGTGTTGACTTACTGCTTGTAATTTTGATGGGGCTCATTTCCCCCCTATATCTGGGTATGCAACAccatgtaaatactcattttgatcaatacatttaccctttgatcaaaaaaaaaaaaataacacttATATAGTTGTAAAACTCTAGTAGCAGCCTTTGGTAGGGGTGaacataattcggggaaacccgaattaaccaatttaaccaactgaaattggtcggttcggttcagGTAAAAAAAtcagttcggtcggttcggttcggttaagctTCACCAAAATTCGATGAATCGATTTTCGGTTCGGCGAATAGGAAatataaattcggttaaccgatttaataattaattaaatttaaaatataaattaatatatgttaaataattaagcttcaccaaaattctgtttttaataattagttttaaataatttcagttaaattcggttaaccgaattactcaaataggtaattcggtcgggtgagGTTCGATTAATACCCCTTattcggtcagttcggttaatgGAAATGATTAACAGAAATTTTCGATTGATTCGGTTAATAAACCGAATTTCACCGAACCGATagtttgctcacccctagcctTTGGCCTGTAGCAGCCATATGCAATGGTGGTGGTTAGTCGCAGCTGCTGCCCTGCTACAGCTGTGATTTTTATTCCCACTGCCATAGCAGTGTGTAACAGTATCAGAACCCCAAAAAATTCTTTACATAACGCTGCTATGTGATGATCATAGctgctatttaaaaccatgatctcCACCACTCCTCCAATACTAATTTCAGGGCCTTCAAAGGCTAGTGCTCCAACTTTAACACCTACATAGATCCACCCTCCTCCCTTACAACCTGCCGAGCACAGTCAGATTTCTAACTTCATTTCCTCTCACCTCCCTGAATACAATAACTCTTCCTTCCTTTGGCAATACCTTACCAACTTCACCAGAAGCCCCTTGTCCTTGTGCAATGTGTATATGCATGAAAATGCTTCTTTCAGCCACCTCAACAGAACTACACACCTAGTGTAACTCAAATTGATCATTGGTCCTCCACCATTGTTGAATGCCAAGTACATGAAAGCCATACTCACAGCTTGAGCATGTACCATTTTATCTTAAACCTTTTGGAATCCACtctcatttttaaatatctcccaACCCCCAATCCCAATCATCCTCACCCCACCCCCACCAAACACCAAAAAAAAAGTTGGGAAAAAAATTGGAGGGATTTACCAATTCATTGAATTAAAAACAACTACTTCTTTGATAAATGGAACTATCGGAACAGATTTTGGCTAGTATAACCATCCTCTCATACTTACATATCCAAGACTTACACAACATAAGACAAAGGAAGCTAACCACTGTAACTGCCATATAAGTATAAAGGTTAAATACTCCCAATGAATTCTATCTTAAATTTTCTTTTGGGGCATCTCAGCCCCAACATGAGTTTTATAGGAAAGAGATGCAAGCTGTCTCTCATTGTCCCTCCAGGCTCCAGGTACTAATATGTCTGACCAAGGGGCAATCTGCCAGCATAATTTTAAATGGTGCACTGTCCAAAGAAATAAGCATTAACAAGGATTCCTGAGAAGCTTGAGGAGAGCTCTCCAAATATATATAAGACTTGTTAAGCAGTCTATTTAACATTCATTTTGCAGAGCTAATGTTCCATGTGATCTAGTAACCAATGTTGATGccgaatttggacaaatttttttaaattgtttggAAATTATTCTTGCATACCAATTTTAGAAAACCTTCTAAAACCTCTATCAGGTCATATCTAGTCCTATATGCATTCTCAGTTACTTCTTGCAAGACAAAGTGTATTTAGAACAGCAAAAATGTTTCAATAAATAAGATACATCATTGAAAGACAAATGTAGGGCAGATTCAAATTATATTTAGCAAGAACATAAGTGCATAGATATGAAGGGATAAACTAATACAACCCGACTGAACAAGAACTAATTAATCAAGATACTCACAGATGTCATGAATTTTAGCACTTTTGGACTCATTTCATACCTACCCCATGAACCAattcatgtttttctttttattggGTAAGAGAAAGTTTTGTTAACAGAATAGAAGGCAGTTACAAGGCACAGGGCACAAGATGGCCTCCAAAAAATCACAAGAAAGTGGAAATAACACAAACAAACTAAGCTAAAGATGCCATCCAATCTCTTTGAAGGTCAGACAGAGACAGCCCCAGAAACAACCGAAAGAAAAAGCCCATGGCCCCACAGAAACACCAAAGCACCAGTATGCTACTGTATCCCATAATGAGATAGGAGATCTAGGAGGACCCTTGAAAGTTCTAGCATTCCTCTCAATCCAAAGAGTCTACAGGATTGCCAAAATCGCACAGCGCCATAACACTCTTCTATTTCTGCGTTCCCCAAACCCTACAAGTAAGGGATCCCTTACACGCCTAGGCTTCACCCATGCTTCACCAAAGCAAGAAAAAAGAGCATTTCAAGTAAAAGACCCCAGCTAACCTTTTTAATTGGACAGAAGACTGACCAGAAAACAAATTGATCTCAAACATTTAATGCTAGCCACAAATCACATGCATATAATATAACATTGCGATAGACTCTAGCAAAGAAAGTATGCAACAAATTGTGCAGTGACAACCCTTCATGTGTGCACTATAGAAAGTGAAAAATTGAATCTTCATGTTAAACAGTGTTTAATCATTGGCTAAGACAACAAGCAAAACATCCAATCATTCTTCAATAATCTCAACAGATGCGTGACAGATACTGCATTGTCTCACCAGAAGATATAATGTGGATTCTCCATCATTTACTCATCCATAGGCAATATCTTTCAAAAGGAAAATGAATCATGCTAACTACAACTTTGCATCCTTCTACATTGTAGAAGCAAGAAACTCAAGTATGATTATTATAAAAAGAAGTATCCTTTCATCAAAGTAGTATATTTCCCAAAGGTTTGCACTCTTCAATCAGAAACTAGATTCACCAATTTAAGtgttcaaaaaatgaaaaaaatcggtagtccaaaaccaaaaaaaaaaaaactaattatatGAAATGCTCAAGCAACCAGGTCATCAGTCATAGAACAGAAGTGCAAAATAAGGTCACTAACCTCCCATCATCTAATCTTCTCCTTCGCAGAGCTTCTCTTTGCTGCCTCCTTGACCTTATCAATATACCCTTCTATTGGTGGCGTCAACGTTGCCATGAATCGATTTGCTGGAAATGGTGTCAAATCTGGGACAAGTGCTGCTGCTTTCAAATGCTCCGGCAATGCCTCAATCGCCTCTTTCTTCAACCGCAACAATGTTGATTCTGCTGCCTGCCTCACCCGGTGCCGCCTCATCAACACTCTACTGTACTCCTTTGCTAACCGCCGCCCGTCCTCAACCGTCAGTTCATACTGTGGAATTTTTTCAGCATCAACCAAACCCAGTGTGATATAATCCAACCCAGGAGTTCCCATTATAACTGGCGGTTCCTCTCCGCCTTTCTTTGCCCTTTTTTTCAGCATATCAATTTCACGCTGGCGGTCTTTGCTAATAAGCCCTAGCTTTTCACGCTCAGCTTCTCGTGCTCTCTGTTTGGCCGTTAAGTGCCTAAGAGGTGTTGGAGCGTTTATGCATTCATCAATCAATTGCTCCATTTCACTCCTACGAGCAGGACCTTTTGGAGCAGAATCTGCAGTGCCTTTCTTTGTAGTCAGCTTTGATCTCTTCAATGGCTGTCCAGTCTTTATCTTTGCTTTTCCTTTTGCAGTTCCACTCACGGAGCATCGTTGCAAAAATTGGTGGTTCATTGTGTCAATGGAAGATGTCAAAAGTTTAGAATTTGCATGAGTAGTGATTCTTCGGATCATCTTCAAGAGCAATCACTAGACCTTTTGAGACAAAATGGATGTAAAAAGGCTTATTTCTTATATATAGAAAAGGAGAGCCAACAATGGTCGATCGCAAGCGACCGCCGACCGACTGAGAGGAATCGCCGACGAGGACTGCTTCTCAGTGCTAAGGGCTTCGCCGGGTGGAACTATTCGTTTCTAGGGCTCCAAGGACTTCACGAAGACAACTTTTTCTGTTTTCCAACTCCTATTGCACTGATCGACCCGAACCAAACTATTTCGGTTCGAACGGTTTGATTGTA
This region of Malania oleifera isolate guangnan ecotype guangnan chromosome 10, ASM2987363v1, whole genome shotgun sequence genomic DNA includes:
- the LOC131166925 gene encoding uncharacterized protein LOC131166925; amino-acid sequence: MIRRITTHANSKLLTSSIDTMNHQFLQRCSVSGTAKGKAKIKTGQPLKRSKLTTKKGTADSAPKGPARRSEMEQLIDECINAPTPLRHLTAKQRAREAEREKLGLISKDRQREIDMLKKRAKKGGEEPPVIMGTPGLDYITLGLVDAEKIPQYELTVEDGRRLAKEYSRVLMRRHRVRQAAESTLLRLKKEAIEALPEHLKAAALVPDLTPFPANRFMATLTPPIEGYIDKVKEAAKRSSAKEKIR